One Psychrobacillus glaciei genomic region harbors:
- a CDS encoding IS110 family RNA-guided transposase, whose amino-acid sequence MNPVIGLDVAKGESQVQAFLDKKQPYKKSFKVAHTLEGLTILLEFIREIEVASGERPPIVLESTGHYHTPVVQFFEDRGYLIIMVNPLVSYRAKSSSLCKVKTDIIDARHLCEMFYKEDLEPYKQRGIQLLNLRHLTRQHENITGMYVQTKLQFQSVLDQVFPEYCGVFGDLYSDVSLLTLQAFPTSEEVMATREETVAKKIKEFCKSRSQKWANSQSEKLKAAADRNPFQKTLYNSLILSINMYIKMLLEYKKHLSDLEREIDALAKSMEEYKILQSIPGIGEKIAATIISEIGEIDRFNHPKKLVAFAGIDPSVFESGTFKGTLNRITKRGSSRLRHALYMAVKSAIRDSRKKKTTDELIPRNKRLREFYDKKREEGKPFKVAVIACANKLLHWIYALLKNNSFFQDLT is encoded by the coding sequence ATGAATCCAGTAATTGGTCTGGATGTGGCAAAAGGCGAAAGTCAGGTTCAAGCATTCTTAGATAAAAAACAACCGTATAAAAAGAGCTTTAAAGTAGCACACACACTGGAAGGGCTGACAATTCTTTTAGAGTTTATTAGAGAAATAGAAGTGGCTTCTGGAGAAAGGCCCCCCATTGTTTTGGAATCCACTGGCCACTATCATACACCAGTTGTCCAATTTTTCGAAGACAGAGGTTATTTAATAATCATGGTTAATCCACTCGTTTCGTATCGAGCAAAAAGTTCCAGTTTATGTAAAGTAAAGACAGATATCATAGACGCTCGTCATCTCTGCGAGATGTTTTATAAAGAGGACTTAGAGCCTTATAAACAGCGAGGGATCCAGCTCTTAAATTTACGTCATCTTACAAGACAACATGAAAATATTACAGGTATGTATGTACAAACTAAACTACAATTCCAATCCGTTTTAGATCAAGTATTTCCTGAATACTGTGGGGTCTTTGGAGATCTTTATTCAGATGTCTCCTTACTGACCTTACAAGCATTTCCTACTTCTGAGGAAGTGATGGCAACACGTGAAGAAACAGTCGCCAAAAAAATAAAGGAATTCTGTAAAAGTCGTTCTCAAAAATGGGCAAACAGTCAGTCAGAAAAGTTAAAAGCTGCCGCAGATCGCAACCCATTCCAGAAAACCTTATACAATAGTCTTATCTTAAGCATAAATATGTATATTAAGATGCTTCTAGAATATAAAAAACATCTATCAGATCTGGAAAGAGAGATAGATGCTTTAGCGAAAAGCATGGAAGAATATAAGATTCTCCAATCCATCCCCGGTATTGGTGAGAAAATCGCAGCAACGATTATTTCGGAGATTGGGGAGATTGATCGGTTTAATCATCCTAAAAAGTTAGTTGCCTTTGCAGGAATTGATCCAAGTGTTTTTGAATCTGGTACATTCAAAGGTACTTTGAATCGGATTACCAAAAGAGGTTCTAGTAGACTACGACATGCCTTATATATGGCCGTTAAAAGTGCCATTCGTGATAGTCGCAAGAAGAAAACGACAGATGAACTCATTCCTCGAAATAAGAGGTTAAGGGAGTTTTATGATAAGAAACGTGAAGAAGGAAAGCCCTTTAAAGTAGCTGTAATAGCATGTGCAAATAAGCTTTTACATTGGATTTATGCACTTTTAAAAAACAATTCATTTTTCCAAGATCTTACCTAG